The genomic stretch acaaaaaagtttttcttttccaaaaagcCAAgcataaataatcatttaaatatcacatcaataaaacaattataaaacatCATAAAAATAAGAGCTTGCCACTGTGCCTGCCGCGCGCAATAACCTCCACCTCACCTTGTGTCGGTAAAACCACTCctatgttctaaaaaaaaaacgaaaattATTCATTAGGTTTCACTTCGTGGTAAGAGCTCACAGAAAAGATCACATTTCTTATAATTAGTCATTATTTCTGAAGATCCTGACACTGCCCTTCTGTACCTGACATGCTAAAGCCAACGCCTCACACTCATTTTTATAGTcaaataatgtgtttgaaagTGACATAATGGTGTGTGTGCTGAATTAGAGTTGGGCCATGGTTGTTTATAGGTGGGAGGAATTCTGATCCTTTTCTAGTCCACCTGCTAAGCtgataaacaaaatgttgaTAAACCTTAATCTAATAAAACTCCTTTAAATGGACATTGTAGgagaaaaatctattaaaaactaGATAACGCTGTTGATCAATGAGCACAAAATCAGAGGAATATCATAAGAATATCAAAACATAAGAATATCAAATTAAACAGATATTTTTCAGGAAAATTTAAGAGGAGTATAATTTATACTGAAAATGTGGGTGATTTTCGAAGAAGTTCTTGTTATTCTTGATCTCTTCGTACGGAGAGACAATCCTTGAGCTCCTCTGCACCTGACAATCATGTAGCCTTTATTGAAGTAAACGATTTCGTTATTGATGATGGACACCACCACATCCTCCATGCGTTTATCCACCAGGTCAGGCTTTGTTAGGATGCCTGtaataaataacacacagaaaatgaaaaaagaagaaatgatcAAATTGAATATGATAAAAACACACCAACATTGAAATGATATGTTGTAGAAAGCACGGCACACACCCAGGGTTCTCTCACCATTTGGATCAACTTCCCGAGCCATCTTCAGTGCTTCAGTAGTGGCAATGTCCATGTTACATGGCACCACCACCAGGATGATGGTTTCTTGCTCTTAACCTGAATGAAAGTTAGACGTGTGTTTGGTATTACTTAcacataaaatgaaaagaatcttTAAATCAggcttatataaatataaataataaataaataaacaaataaataaatatgacacCAAGTATACCACATTACAAAAATGATTCAGAATTGCTAATACAGATTATTTATGGTTTTATGGGCTAGTAAACCGAGTCAATCCTGAGAGTCGCAAACACAAAGTAGCTCAAATTCAAGCAAATATACATAgaacaatatttacatttatattataatatatgaatattgtctatctatccatctaaaCGGCTCCTGAAAGGCCGAAATGAAAGCAAGCAccagttttaaatatttgaggGTTTTGATTCCTGGTAAAAGTCCACATTGTATTTTTAGCCTTTTCCCATTTCCTAGCCATCAGTCTCAAGtcatcagagaggcaaagcgttCACATGCCCAGAGAATCCCCAGATAATTCACAGTAGTAAATTCAAGCAATCAACCTCGGGACATCGTCGCTTGTCTGCAATAATGATGGTTTCCTTTACAGATGTGCTGAACAGCTTCTACACTTGGTTCAAATCACAGAACAATGTTACAGTAAGGAAGATCAGAGATAAGATCAGACCTCCTTTATACATGTGATGTAAGGAAAGCTCTAAGCAAAGCAAACCCACGGAAAGCTGtgggaccagacaacattcctgaaAGAGAGGATGTACAGACCAGCTGGCAGATTTTCTCACAGACATCTTCAACAGCTCTCAGAGAAGCGCTGCTGTTACTGGGTGCTTCAAAGCCACCAACATCGTCCCCACGCccaaaaaaataatcagtgtcTTGCTTCAATGACTACCTTCCCGTCGCATTCACGTCTATCATGAGGCAACAAAAACCTGATGCCCCAATCACTGGACCCactgcagtttgcgtatcgtggGTGTTCATGGCGTTGTTGACCATTGGTTGTGTTCAATTGCATGAAATGTCattgcctctttcaaaactgAGAAGAAAGTGATATATATCTGGTATTTAACACTAGAGGGTGCTGtagttcagttttttttaaactaatattTGCCCAAAAGTGCTAAGaagtggaaagagtaataaaatattttacttaagtaaaagtactgttacttccAAAAGCAGCTCATTAAAATGTACTCAGAGTGAAATTTACCGGGGTGGggggattctagtgtagttcacaaaggaaaagaaaataaatctagaacaattttttgtttttaatttaaaggaACACCTTCACAATTTACAATGCAATTTTTTGCAACTTTTGAAGAGGGCTTATACGAGTTATATGATGATATGAATGATGCCAGTGTATTACCTGCAGCACACACTTCTGCTGTTCAATTACTAATACACGGAAAAAAGATCAATAGTCAACAGTGTTTTAACTTCCAGTGGATAAACATCTGGGCGAGGTAGTGATAATTTCTATGTTAATTTCGATGTAAATTTATGTTAATTAAAACAGCTTTATACGGGCTTGCTTCAgaataaacacataaaacagaGAATCATGCCTCCTACATAATGTAGAAATGAGCTTTACAGAGGGGAAGACAACAAAGACTGAACATCCACTTTTAAAAGAACTCATACATTTTTCCAAAGTCAAGCAAATATCcataaatgaaaattataaatacaatgGCTAATAAGTTCTTGCAACTGAGACGCTCACAACAAAAGCGACTCATACAGCCGCGATTCAAAAGAATCGAATCAGTGAAACGACTCTTGCCTACTGAAAGCGAAAATAAGGTCGGTGTAGGTTTCGTTTCCTGGAAAGACACCGCAAAAAATATAAACGTCTTATTTCTAGCCTGGATTGAGCCCATCATGCATAATGCATACAGAGCAAGCAATGCTTGCATAGTCAAATCCAATGTTATGTGGTCAGCCATGTGTTAAATGGGCAATATTCTATTATTACTAAATAATATGTTGTAAATTATTCAGAAGGCGATGAAAGAATAGTTTAAAAAAGCATTAACAATGGTTTAAGGTGTGACTTCAGGGGGGGAAAATATTCCATAGCTAAGAAACAATGTttggaatagtttttttttaatagtctggaatgtgtttgtgtttacttACTTAATTTGCacgcatttatttttatattgagaattaatttatatttatattaagaaaAGCAGATCCTTTTCTGGTCCACAAAATGGTAAGAAATCTTATCCAGTTTAATAAtacacctacaaaaaaaaaaaaaaaaggaaataaagttCTTTTAAACAGTAGATGGCGGTGTTGTTCAATGGTTGAAAAACTCAGTGAGTATTCAATTGGTAATAGAATTAAAGTCAAGTTAATTTGTGCAAAGCATCTTAAcaacaatatacaataaatatcgTTTTGTTGTCATGTTGTGACACATGTAATAAAGATCTGGTTCTGAGTTCTGGTCCTGGACTTTTATTTCTACCCATGTGGCCTCGTGCGTGTGGACACGAACAGCAGACTTAATCCAGGTTTGAGAATCAAGAGTTTACTCTTATGCAGATTCTAAAAGGAAATACGGAAACCAGACATGAATTGTAAAACGTTATGATAGTGTGTAAGAAAcagaagtgtgtacagtgtgcaaTGTGACATCATTGAAAGGCACGTGCAAAGTGCTGCAGAAGAAGAATAGGTCCCTGTTGGTGTTCATATTGTAAAGAGGTGTAGTATCAAAACTCATTTAGAACCAATAAGGGGTAATAGTTAGATATATAACATAACAATATAGACACATTCTGTCTAAATATAGTAACATACAGCTGGTTTTTAACACTAGATGGCGctgtagttgttttttttacttaatactCGCACAATCCACTATGTGCAACATACAAATACGAAACGACATAAAATCACTCTTAATACACTATTAATCACTAAAACGCAGTCATGCACTGTACAGAAATAGCTAACTGCCCCCCAAAAGTGACTACAGCCCGCAAAATTtgctgtgtgttttgaagtGACTTCACACAATCGGGACTGAACATCCACCTACAGAGGTGACCATATATAGTGACATAAATAATGACCTCACACTCTAAGCAGTGTTCATCAGAAGTAACAGCGTGATCTAGAAAGGGACCCTCTACTAGACACAGGTGGTACAAGAGTTCAAATCTGCCCTGTTCAAACTTGCGACATACACCCTAGGAAGTGAGAAATTCTACACCGTTGTCAAGAAATTAGTGTCAAGGAAAGCAATTAAAACCAAATTGACTattaaaagtgatttaaaagGAGGTAATCTGCCATATGTGCCATAAAAGTAACCATACATCtgacaaaatacacacacccctaagaaatgataaaaaaaaaaaaaaaaaaggtagtgaCAACATAGAAATGAGGCCTTTATGTTAAACGGGGAAATACACCATAAAGAGAGAAGATCGTCTTTTACATGACCCTAGAACTTGTTTTATAGCCGGATACCATATATGACACATTCTTTAGAACATAAAAAATTGCTGCAATGTTTTATGTAATAGGAAAATAAACCTGAAAAAATAAGTCCGTGAGCAATTCAACATAAAGGTCTAACGTCTAATCTAACAGGAACTCTGAACAggatcctttttttcttttttctgggGCTGTTCCATTACCATTAATCGTAACTATAAATGGAGAAAACACATGAGATGttctttaccaaaaaaaaaaaaaaaaactgtcctaGAAAAATAATGCTGAACAAACAATAGCAATTAAACAGCATTTCTTTCACTAAGCTACTTTCTGTAATCAAACTGAACCCTGTGAACAGTAGAACACTCGACCCCTGTGTAAACACGGCCCGCGACATCATCAATTCCATAAATAATCTGCAACAATTCAGCGTCTCATCGTTTCCATCCAGCGTTCGTGCGACTGTCTATTTTTGCGCATGGGAATGACCTTTTCCCCTCCAGATAACAGTCTACAGAGTATCATGTATTATCCCGACCCTTTCCTGTCcaaatcaatcacacacacacacacacacacacacacacacacacacacacacacacacacaccttccccTCATTGAACTCGGCTTCCTTCCTTCGATTCCAAAAAGAACCCATTAGAGGCCCGgctttgagaaagaaaaatcagaGGAGCAAACCTATGCACGACCCACGATCCTTTTCTTCTAAACATTTCAAGACCTACTGACCACCAATTTCCTTAAttatccatctatttatttatttttatggcaAGATTGTAGCCCCAACATGTTTAAAAGTCAAACATCAacattgttaaaatataaataagctGTGAACGGTAATTTTTTAGAATATTAACCCGAGATCTGCATGACTGTCAGCGTTGCTGGTAGAGGAAATGATTCAAGacttcctgaccaatcagagtgaaGCATTCATAACATTTGCTGCCTATCACTTTTGATTGGCCAGTCAATGATTTGATTGacacaaaaagcttttttttttttttttacttgcactGAATCTCCTGTAGTCAGGGCCACAAATCATTCACAAacgcaaataaataaaaggttaaaCACGTTTATTATCATTGCAAAACTGTCTGAAACATGTAGTGTATATTAAATTTTatcagaaaaacaggtaaataatttaaacgTTCGTAGGCAGCCATGGGATAAGTTAGCTCACTGGCGCCCCCCAGCTGGTTGCGCCCTAGAAACGATGCTGACTGTAGCAAATTCGCCATTTTTTAAACGTCTTTACAGAGGGATTGTTCGTGGGGGGAAATAAAACAGCGAACGCAAAtggcttttaaaaaatgattaagtCGCATGTATGTGTACAGGAGCTGTAATGCTAATCCCGAGTAATATATAGTTTTAGAccaccttgtgtgtgtgtgcacaagtgtgtatgtgtctggTCCTGCTCATGTGTCAGTTTTATCTCTACACTAGGCAGTTTAATCAGGCTTTAGTCTAATGTAAACCAGAATCTCTGTAATCGTTGCTTATTTTTGCAATTCGGAGCCTTTGATAGTTCCATTAAAATGGTTTTGAAGTCGCGCACTGTGAGAAAGGATCGCTCGGGTTTCGGTGTAGCGGACGGTATGAAGATGGCTGTGCGAGAAACCGGCATGTCctgtagtttatttatattgacCACTGAGTTGTATAGAAAGAAAAccattctaaatatatatgttgaataactggttttaaaaaaaaatccacttactttttaaaaagcatgtgtatgtgtaatatttctatggatttttttttctatggaaACCAAACCTCCAGGAgtagatgcaagtgcagatgaAATGTCAAAACAGACTAATCTAAATttgtgatgcaaaaaaaaaaaaaaaaagatcaggcGATGTATATACAGAGTCCAGAGGTGAagaatcagaaaacaaaaccaGGGGCAAAATCTAGAGCAACAGGAAATCTGTAACATGATCTAAACCGTTAGTTAGGTTCAggactttctctctctgtgtctctatgctcctgaggtacccgTGATTTCGTCCCATTCTTCTTATGGACATGGATGACGTTTATGCTGCCACAAAAAAATAGAGTTCTCTCTAATTGGAGACCACATGCTTCAGATTTCCTTCAAATCAACAGTCTTTAAGATCCATGTAGTTactgtggagggttaaactTCAGAGCCATGAGGATGGATGTGTTTGCTCCAATGGCTATTGGCTGCCATTTCAATGAACaatttttgaacatttatttactgCAACAAAGACAAAGCTAGAATTTTTTTCAGAGGTTTGAAGAGTAGCTGAAAATCGTAcctgagtaaaagtataaatgacTTATTGCAAAACTTAGAAGTATTTAACTCCTATTGAACGTAGGGTCAAAGTTGCACgccctcaacaccaagacaacGACTTCTTCAACATGGCgaaataaaatgaagaagaaatctTTCAACAACAGCATCGTCAGTTAACAGTGAATAAAATGACATTAACATGCCGCAAAGTAGAAGCACCACAATTATTCAGTGAACAAATCAAATGTAAGTAAATCATTTTAGACAAATTAAAAACCAAATATTCCGAGCGAGCTGACCGACTGCAACATGTCGACATTAATGGTCATTGTGATTTAAAATAGAGTGGAGTAAAAAACACATATATTGAAGcagaaatgtagttgagtagagagtcAAAGTTACGTATGTCTTTAAGATTCTGTAGAACTGGAAAGTTTCCTCAAActatctcaaggagttttttcATGCCATTGTCTCCTGGTTCACTCATTAGGGTGTCATAAGTCACTTAGagctgctttggaacaatgtgtattgttaacagcactatagaaataacaTCAAATAGAAATTAATTGAAGTCGCTGAGAACTTACTTTGCAAAAAGATTGTTGGAGGAGGTTTCTAatagactgagtgtgtgtgtgagtgtgtgtgagacagaaagagagagtagTTGGGCACACCTGTGTTCAATTAGTAACTGGAAGATTCAGAGCAGGAAAGActaggactgtgtgtgtgtgtgtgtatcagacgTATTAGGCGCTCACGGTGGTTGCTGGGAACTGTAGTCCTCAGTTGACATACCTGACAggtgttttgtttaaaataataataattattattattatcattattattcttgttgttatttttttttgtctacacGTGTTCTATTAATTTGTTTAAACGAGTGTTATTCTGTATGTAAtgggttttttcccccagtgTTTTGTCTGTACTATAGGTGTCATTTCTTGGGTATttgtattattgtgtttttctattgttttgttCCTGTAAATATTATAACTGTTTGGTTTGTCACTGACTGCATCTTGCCAGTATTTCCTCtgcattgtttttgtctgtagatgttattttttgttgtttttttgcgtACAGTTCCTATTGTCCAAGTGGATTTgttgaaaaaattttttttttccaattttcccAGACATttgagttatatatatatatatatatatatatatatatatatatatatataagatattttattatttatttatctgtatataaaataatctgttttttttttccttttaagttTTAGTATTCCTGTAATTTTTTGTGTCACTTGCTGTTTTagtctgcattttattttctgatttttcttttctgttttgttcaagtgttttgtcttttagttcctgcagctgaggatggttccctaTGGTGGGTTAAACTCAATAACCATGAGGATGGAATTAGCCAGTTGTCTACACTGGCTTGGTTCTACAGTTGCCATGGACGGTTAATTTATTCATATGTCCATCAGTGAACGGTTGAtgacctcaacaatgatgaaactataatgaatggacatt from Silurus meridionalis isolate SWU-2019-XX chromosome 24, ASM1480568v1, whole genome shotgun sequence encodes the following:
- the LOC124377955 gene encoding interferon-induced GTP-binding protein Mx-like isoform X2; its protein translation is MDIATTEALKMAREVDPNGILTKPDLVDKRMEDVVVSIINNEIVYFNKGYMIVRCRGAQGLSLRTKRSRITRTSSKITHIFKHRSGFTDTRFDFV
- the LOC124377955 gene encoding interferon-induced GTP-binding protein Mx-like isoform X1; this translates as MDIATTEALKMAREVDPNGERTLGILTKPDLVDKRMEDVVVSIINNEIVYFNKGYMIVRCRGAQGLSLRTKRSRITRTSSKITHIFKHRSGFTDTRFDFV